CGGACTCGATAAGCTGATCCGAGATAGCAGAACAGTTGAGCGCGACGAATTCCCCCTTAACGTGGCTTGCAGTATGAATGGCATTTGCTACCACTTCTTTTCCGGTACCCGTTTCGCCGGTTATAAGGATATTGGCACGCGTTTTCGCATACATATCTATTCGTCGAAAGATTTCAACCATCTGGGGGCTTTTGCCGATCAGCCCGTGGTAGTGAAAATGGGTGCGGCTATCCGCAATAAACCCCATTTTTGACACATCGTGTAAGCGAAGGGTAATGAATGGATGCTGGGTTGCCTGTGTTGAATCGTAATACCGTGCACTTACTAGCAACACGCGTGAGCCAATTTGAGCCAAGTGATTGTCAACCCATTTTTTATTGGACTCTACTTGTGCGCAAACCTGATGTAAATGATTGTATTCTTGGTGCGCTTGAAGGATAGAACCCGTTAAAAGAGGTGCTTCTGTTTCGAAAAGATTTTCAACCCATCCAGCGATAAGAAATATTTTATACACAGACCTTGGTAGAACCGTAACGACTATGTCAGGAATCGTATCAACTAAGGTGCTTAGTTGTTGATAAGCCGATTGAAAACTCTCTAGGTGGTTCACTACCGCTCCATGTCGTCATCATCGTCAAAAAGGTCATCGTCATCACTATCGTCAATGCTCAACGGGCTGAGTTCTACTTTATCAAACTGCTCTTGACATTGTTCGCAATACCAATGGTAAATGAGCCAAAGATCCCCGTCAATTTCCATGGCAGAAGTTTCCATTTCTTCAAGACTTCCTTCGGCTCCGCAATACGGGCAAAACAGTGGTTCAAGATTCATTTCAGAGTTCCCCTTATGTGGTGTGGAACGGCAGTGTGAAGTTCAACGAATAAAAGGTGAATTTGCGCTTTTTTGGTTTCTTTCACACGTTCCAATATGTTATGAAATTGACAAATTCCGCGCAGTTTACTACAGCAGTGCGAATTATGTAAGTTTTTTACGAGGGGGCTTTTATGCAAGCAGCACTCGCACTTGATGCGAAAACGCTCGGGCTTAGCAGTGTCGGTAAGGTGTTTCATAACCTAAGCTATGAGGAACTTTTCACTCACAAAACAACCAGAAACGAAGGTAGAGTATCCTCTAACGGAACTTTCATGGTCGACACAGGGAAATTTACTGGTCGCTCGCCTAAAGATAAGTATTTTGTTGCTCAAGAACCTTCCAAAAAGAACATCGCTTGGGGAAAAATTAACCAACCCGTTACAACGGAAATTTTTGACGAACTCTATGGCGAAGTTACAAAGTATCTTTCTGGAAAAGACCTGTACGTTACCGATGGCTTCTGTGGTGCCAATGAAAAAACTCGTAAAAGCGTTCGGTTTATTGCTGAATTTGCTTGGCAGTCACACTTTTGCAAAAATATGTTTATCCGTCCCACCGAAAGTGATCTCAAGTCATTTGCTCCACAGTTTACGATCTACAATGCGTGTGGCTTAACAAACCCGAAATTCAAAGAGCATGGGTTAAATTCTGACGTTTTTGTTATCTTTAATATCGAAAAAAATGTAGCAATCATAGGTGGTACTTGGTACGGCGGGGAGATGAAGAAAGGTATCTTCACCATGATGAACTACTGGCTTCCGCTGGAAGGTATCCTCTCTATGCACTGCTCCGCAAACGTTGGGAAGAGTGGCGATGTTTGCCTTTTCTTCGGCCTTTCAGGAACAGGAAAAACAACACTTTCCACTGACGCGTCGCGTAAGCTGATTGGTGATGATGAGCATGGCTGGGATGCCGATGGGATTTTCAACTTTGAAGGTGGCTGCTACGCCAAAACTATCAATCTTGATCCATCTTCAGAACCTGAAATTTATGCGGCGATTAAGCGCAATGCTCTTTTGGAAAATGTTGTAGCGAATGAAGATGGCATCATTGACTACAATGACAGCTCAAAGACCGAAAATACTCGTGTATCGTATCCCATAACGCATATTGATAACCATGAACCGACACTCAAAGCGGGGCATCCACAGAATATTATATTCTTAACCTGTGACGCCTTTGGTGTTCTCCCTCCTGTCTCGAAGCTCACTCGCGAGCAAGCCATGTACTACTTCCTGAGCGGATACACCGCTAAAGTTGCCGGCACTGAGCGTGGTGTTACTGAACCGCAAGCAACATTCTCAGCATGTTTCGGCGAAGCATTCCTGCCACTCCATCCTACCGCTTATGCAAAACTCCTTGGCGAAAAAATGGCCAAGCATAATGTGAACGCGTACCTTGTCAACACTGGCTGGACCGGCGGCGGATATGGCGTTGGCAAACGGATGAGCATTAAAGCAACTAGAGCGTGTATTAATGCTATCCTTGATGGCAGCATCAACCACACAAGCTTTGAGTCGATGGGAGTATTTGGCTTGCAAATGCCGACCAAGCTTGACGGAGTCGAAAGCGCTATTCTGAATCCTCGGAATGTGTGGAGCGATAAAGCAGCGTATGATGCAACCACTGCAAAACTTGGTGGAATGTTTATCGAAAACTTCAAAAA
This sequence is a window from Chrysiogenes arsenatis DSM 11915. Protein-coding genes within it:
- the pckA gene encoding phosphoenolpyruvate carboxykinase (ATP), yielding MQAALALDAKTLGLSSVGKVFHNLSYEELFTHKTTRNEGRVSSNGTFMVDTGKFTGRSPKDKYFVAQEPSKKNIAWGKINQPVTTEIFDELYGEVTKYLSGKDLYVTDGFCGANEKTRKSVRFIAEFAWQSHFCKNMFIRPTESDLKSFAPQFTIYNACGLTNPKFKEHGLNSDVFVIFNIEKNVAIIGGTWYGGEMKKGIFTMMNYWLPLEGILSMHCSANVGKSGDVCLFFGLSGTGKTTLSTDASRKLIGDDEHGWDADGIFNFEGGCYAKTINLDPSSEPEIYAAIKRNALLENVVANEDGIIDYNDSSKTENTRVSYPITHIDNHEPTLKAGHPQNIIFLTCDAFGVLPPVSKLTREQAMYYFLSGYTAKVAGTERGVTEPQATFSACFGEAFLPLHPTAYAKLLGEKMAKHNVNAYLVNTGWTGGGYGVGKRMSIKATRACINAILDGSINHTSFESMGVFGLQMPTKLDGVESAILNPRNVWSDKAAYDATTAKLGGMFIENFKKYLTNDNDFDFTAAGPKL